Proteins encoded in a region of the Zea mays cultivar B73 chromosome 2, Zm-B73-REFERENCE-NAM-5.0, whole genome shotgun sequence genome:
- the LOC100304368 gene encoding Thioredoxin domain-containing protein PLP3B-like — protein MDPDAVKSTLSNLAFGNVIAAAARDLQKEMVAKDKAQAAPASHDEVDLDELMDDPELEKLHAERIAALKKEVEKREVLKRQGHGEYREVIEGDFLGEVTGSERVICHFYHREFYRCKIMDKHLKALAPVYVGTKFIKLDAENAPFFVAKLAIKTLPCVILFKKGIAVDRLVGFQDLGSKDDFSTRALENILKMKGIIDEKKKDDDDDDEESESKNRRIRSSTAQDSDSD, from the exons ATGGATCCGGACGCAGTGAAGTCGACGCTCTCTAACCTTGCCTTCGGCAACGtcatcgccgccgccgcccgcgacCTCCAGAAG GAAATGGTGGCTAAAGACAAGGCTCAAGCAGCACCTGCAAGCCATGatgaagttgatcttgatgagttgatGGAT GACCCTGAACTTGAGAAGTTGCACGCGGAGAGAATTGCTGCCCTTAAG AAAGAGGTTGAGAAGCGTGAAGTGCTAAAAAGGCAAGGTCACGGTGAATACAGGGAGGTAATTGAAGGGGACTTCCTTGGGGAGGTTACTGGCAGTGAAAGAGTCATATGTCATTTCTATCACCGTGAATTTTACCGTTGCAA GATCATGGATAAGCATTTGAAGGCCCTTGCTCCTGTCTATGTGGGAACAAAATTCATCAAGCTTGATGCTGAA AATGCTCCATTCTTTGTAGCCAAACTGGCAATCAAAACCTTGCCATGTGTAATATTGTTCAA GAAGGGTATTGCTGTTGACCGGTTAGTTGGGTTTCAAGATCTCGGAAGTAAAGACGATTTTTCAACAAGAGCGTTGGAAAACATTCTCAAGATGAAAG GGATAATCGATGAGAAGAAGaaagatgacgatgatgatgatgaagaaagCGAGTCTAAGAATAGGAGGATTAGATCTTCAACTGCTCAAGATTCTGACTCGGACTGA
- the LOC100282791 gene encoding uncharacterized LOC100282791 produces MEEKASSPLVPPPSEIDLEAGGGGEQLQCRICLETDGRDFIAPCKCKGTSKYVHRDCLDHWRAVKEGFAFSHCTTCKAPYYLRVHSHTDRKWRTLKFRFFVTRDILFIFALVQTVISALAYLVHFLDGYQQYWLRTAWGFDNQVSFYYICGALLFFALLGLSGCFITCYDRRVRNDLAQPCRELCLCCCQPGMCADCHLPGTLCMWTDCTTCFEGCATTAGECGGCLGGAGEAGLPLLLIMGVIVLGLFTVIGIFYSVLVATMVGQRIWQRHYHILAKRMLTKEYVVEDVDGERTDWCPPPLPAEHISQLRSLGLL; encoded by the exons ATGGAGGAGAAGGCGTCGTCGCCGCTGGTTCCGCCGCCGTCGGAGATCGACCTCGAGGCGGGCGGCGGCGGGGAGCAGCTCCAGTGCCGGATCTGCCTCGAGACCGACG GGAGGGACTTCATCGCGCCCTGCAAGTGCAAGGGGACGTCCAAGTACGTGCACCGCGACTGCCTCGACCACTGGAGGGCGGTGAAG GAGGGTTTTGCATTTTCCCATTGTACCACCTGCAAGGCTCCATATTATTTGAGGGTTCATTCCCACACTGACAGGAAATGGCGAACACTGAAGTTTCGTTTCTTTGTTACTAGAGATATACTATTCATCTTTGCTCTAGTCCAGACT GTCATCTCTGCATTGGCATACTTGGTACATTTTCTTGATGGGTACCAGCAATATTGGTTGAGGACAGCCTGGGGTTTTGATAACCAAGTTAGTTTTTATTACATATGTG GTGCATTATTATTTTTTGCTCTATTGGGACTATCAGGTTGCTTCATAACCTGTTATGACCGAAGAGTACGAAATGATTTGGCTCAGCCTTGTCGAGAATTATGTCTTTGTTGCTGTCAACCAGG GATGTGTGCAGATTGCCATCTACCTGGCACGTTATGCATGTGGACTGACTGCACCACCTGCTTCGAAGGTTGTGCTACCACAGCTGGCGAGTGTGGTGGTTGCTTGGGAGGTGCTGGGGAAGCTGGGCTACCTCTGCTTCTCATCATGGGGGTTATTGTGCTTGGGCTTTTCACGGTCATCGGCATATTCTACAGTGTCCTGGTCGCGACAATGGTTGGCCAGCGGATCTGGCAGCGGCATTATCACATTCTTGCAAAACGAATGCTAACCAAG GAGTATGTCGTAGAGGATGTCGATGGCGAGCGCACAGACTGGTGTCCGCCGCCGCTCCCTGCAGAGCACATCAGCCAGCTGAGGTCTCTGGGGCTTCTATAA
- the LOC542517 gene encoding ABC transporter F family member 5 (The RefSeq protein has 2 substitutions compared to this genomic sequence), translating to MAAMDLLSGKLIRSLRLHSSLLPSAPSSSRAVPTSRRLRRRRHAPLYCRLTTTSSSSSASTTTTTGVEEDVKSQDLSSLLTSSDPSAAPAVGTKKKRSGGSSGASSIPSGVRLEGISKSYKGVTVLKDVSWEVQRGEKVGLVGVNGAGKTTQLRIIAGLEKPDGGAVIKAKENMKIAFLSQEFEVSASRTVREEFFSAFEEEMEVKRRLEQVQAALGGATEDMDLMGRLLDELDLLQRRSQDVDLDMVDVKVQKLMPELGFTPEDADRLVASFSGGWKMRMSLGKILLQDPDLLLLDEPTNHVDLDTIEWLEMYLKTQDVPMVIISHDRAFLDQLCTKIVETEFGVSKTYKGNYSEYILAKAVAVEAQYAAWEKQQKEIEQTKELINRLGAGVNAGRASSEQKKLEKLEKEGLIEKPFQRKQLKIRFPERGRSGRTVLTINNLQFGFENKTLFNNANLIVERGEKIAIIGPNGCGKSTLLKLMLGMEKPQGGEVLLGEHNVLPNYFEQNQAEALDLEKTVLDTVAEAAEDWILDDIKGLLGRCNFRDDMLDRKVQFLSGGEKARLAFCKFMVTPSTLLILDEPTNHLDIPSKEMLEEAISEYTGTVITVSHDRYFIKQIVNRVIEVKDQTIQDYQGDYNYYLERNLEARERELAREEELEERAPKVKAKSKMSKAEKAVRKKQKMQAFQQSKQKSKSLKNSKRWN from the exons ATGGCCGCCATGGACCTCCTCTCCGGCAAGCTCATACGCTCCCTGCGTCTCCATTCCTCACTCCTCCCCTCTGCTCCTTCCTCCTCCCGCGCCGTCCCCACATCCCGCCGTCTCCGGCGCCGCCGCCATGCCCCCCTGTACTGCCGCCTtaccaccacctcctcctcctcatctgcctccaccaccacaaccaccgGGGTGGAGGAAGACGTCAAAAGCCAGGACCTTTCCTCCCTCCTCACCTCCTCCGACCCTTCTGCCGCGCCCGCCGTCGGGACCAAGAAGAAGCGGTCGGGCGGCAGCAGCGGCGCGTCTAGCATCCCGTCCGGGGTGCGGCTGGAGGGAATCTCCAAGTCCTACAAGGGCGTGACGGTGCTCAAGGACGTGTCCTGGGAGGTGCAGCGCGGCGAGAAGGTGGGGCTCGTCGGCGTGAACGGCGCCGGCAAGACGACGCAGCTCCGCATCATCGCGGGGCTCGAGAAGCCCGACGGCGGCGCCGTCATCAAGGCCAAGGAGAACATGAAGATCGCCTTCCTCAGCCAGGAGTTCGAGGTCTCCGCCTCCCGCACCGTCAGGGAAGAGTTCTTCAGCGCCTTCGAGGAGGAGATGGAGGTCAAGCGGCGGCTCGAGCAGGTGCAGGCGGCGCTCGAGGGCGCCACTGAAGACATGGACCTCATGGGCCGGCTCCTCGATGAGCTCGACCTGCTGCAGCGCCGCTCCCAGGACGTGGACCTCGATATGGTGGACGTCAAGGTGCAGAAGCTCATGCCAGAGCTCGGGTTCATGCCTGAGGACGCCGACCGCCTCGTCGCCTCCTTCAGCGGTGGGTGGAAAATGAGGATGTCTCTAGGCAAGATACTTCTTCAG GACCCTGATTTGCTTTTGCTTGATGAGCCTACGAATCATGTCGATTTGGATACCATTGAGTGGCTGGAGATGTATCTCAAGACGCAGGATGTGCCGATGGTCATTATATCTCATGACAGGGCGTTCCTTGATCAGTTGTGCACAAAGATAGTGGAAACTGAATTTGGTGTGTCCAAGACATACAAGGGTAACTATTCAGAGTACATTCTAGCAAAGGCGGTAGCAGTGGAGGCACAGTATGCTGCGTGGGAGAAGCAACAGAAGGAAATTGAACAGACAAAGGAGCTGATAAACAGACTTGGTGCTGGAGTTAATGCAGGGCGTGCTTCCAGCGAGCAGAAG AAATTGGAGAAGCTTGAAAAAGAAGGGTTGATTGAGAAACCTTTCCAAAGGAAGCAGCTAAAGATCAGATTCCCTGAGCGTGGAAGAAGTGGGAGAACTGTGTTGACGATAAACAATCttcaattcggatttgagaataaG ACTTTGTTCAACAATGCTAATCTGATAGTAGAGAGAGGTGAAAAGATAGCTATTATTGGGCCCAATGGTTGTGGGAAGAGCACACTGCTTAAACTTATGTTGGGGATGGAGAAGCCACAAGGTGGTGAGGTGCTTCTTGGGGAGCATAATGTGTTGCCGAACTATTTTGAGCAGAATCAG GCAGAAGCTCTTGATTTAGAGAAGACCGTGTTAGACACTGTAGCAGAAGCTGCGGAAGATTGGATACTTGATGATATCAAAGGTCTCCTTGGCCGTTGCAACTTCAGGGATGACATGCTGGATAGAAAAGTTCAGTTTTTAAGTGGTGGAGAGAAG GCAAGGCTTGCATTTTGCAAGTTCATGGTGACTCCATCTACTCTACTCATCTTGGATGAACCGACAAACCATCTTGATATCCCATCAAAAGAAATGCTTGAG GAGGCAATATCAGAATATACTGGCACCGTCATAACAGTTTCTCATGACCGGTACTTCATAAAACAAATTGTCAACAGAGTCATCGAAGTGAAAGATCAGACTATCCAAGACTATCAAGGAGATTACAAT TACTACCTTGAGAGGAACCTTGAAGCCCGAGAAAGGGAACTTGCCCGCGAGGAAGAGCTCGAGGAGAGAGCCCCCAAAGTAAAAGCCAAGTCCAAGATGTCGAAG GCAGAGAAAGCCGTCAGGAAGAAGCAGAAGATGCAGGCCTTCCAGCAGAGCAAGCAGAAATCCAAGTCGCTTAAGAACTCGAAGCGGTGGAACTGA